Genomic window (Microbacterium oxydans):
ACGCCGGCTCGGTCGAGCTCCGCACGTGTCCAGGCGCCGTCGGAGTCGGCGCCGACGGCGCCGACCATCCGCACCCGTCCGCCCAGCTTCGCGGCGGCGACCGCCTGATTCGCCCCCTTGCCGCCGAGGTCGCGGGACAGCCGTCCACCCGCCACGGTCTCGCCGGCGGTGGGGAGGCGATCGACGAACGCCGTGATGTCGACGTTCGCGCTTCCGACGACGACGACGGAAGGAAGGGGCGAGGGAGCCATGAGAGCTGCTTTCGAGTCGTGGCGGTCAGGGGTGGAACGCCGGCGCACCTGTCGACTTGACGTTCCTCAAAGAAAGTGTAAACGTTTACGCACACGCGAATGCAAAGGAGCACCATGACCATCCCCGTCCTTCTCGACTGCGATCCCGGCCACGACGACGTCTTCGCCATCTGGCTCGCGGCCGGAAACGACGCCATCGACCTCCGCGGTGTGACCACCGTCGGGGGCAACGGCTACCTCGAGCACACCACCCGCAACGCGCGCATCGCCCTCACCGTCGCGGGGGTCACGGACGTCCCCGTCGCAGCGGGCGCAGCGAAGCCGCTCACCCGCGAGCTGACCCCCGGTTCGTGGATCCACGGCGACAACGCTCTCGGCGGCCCGGTCCTGCCGGAGCCCACGGTCCCCCTGGACTCCCGTCCTGCCGTGCGGTTCCTGGCCGACACGCTCGCGGCGTCGTCCGAGCCGATCACCGTGATCCCCACGGGCCCGCTCACCAACATCGCACTCCTCCTCCAGGAGCACCCCGACGTGAAGGAGCAGATCAAGGAGATCATCTGGATGGGTGGCTCGACCGGTCGGGGGAACGTCGGCGCGTACCCGGAGTTCAACGCGTGGGCTGATCCGGAAGCTGCCGCGGTGGTGTTCGCCTCGGGCGTGCCCCTGACCATGGTGGGGCTCAACATCTCGCACCAGGCCCTGATCACCGAAGGCGTGATCCAGCGGATCGCCGCCGTCGGGAACACGACCTCGGCGTTCGGCATCGAGCTGCTGCGCTTCTTCTGCAGCACCTACGAGAAGGCGGAAGGCATGCCGGAGGGGCCGCTCCACGACCCCATCACCGTCGCGATCGCGATCGACCGTGCGGTCGCAACGGTTCAGCGCACCCACGTCGACATCGAGACGGCGGGCGAGTTCACCGCCGGAGCGACCTGCGTCGATCTCCACGACATGCTGGGAAAGGAGCCGAACGCCGACGTCGCGATCACTCTCGACGTGGAGCGGTTCTGGGACCTGGTGACCGATGCTGTCGGCGCACTGGCCTGACGCTCAGGGGGCGGGCGACGTGGACTCGGCCACTCTGAGGCTCGGCGCGAGGCGGCGGAGCACGTACGGCGAGTCGGGGTCGTCCATCCTCCGCACCAGCGCCTCGGTGGCTTCTCGCGCGAGGTCGTCGAAGGGCTGCACCACGGTCGTCAGCCTCGGCTCGCAGACATCCGCCAGCATGGTGCCGTCGAAGCCGGTCACCTGCACGTCTTCGGGCACGCGCGTGCCGGCGCGCTTCAGCGCGGCGATGACACCGGCGGCCACCAGGTCGTCTCCCGCCACGATCGCGTCGGGGAGGGGGCCGCGGGCCAACAGCGTCCGCACCGCGCTCTCACCGAACTCCAGCAGGTACTCCCCGAAGACGTTCACCTCCTGCGGCAGGGACCGCGTGCGCACGGTCGCCTCGAACGCCGCCCGTCGTTCGCGCCCGACCGAGGTCACGTCGTTGCCCGAGACCAGGACGACCCGCTCGGCCCCGCGGGAGACCACGTGCGCGACCGCGAGCTCGATGCCCTCGTCGTTGTCCACGCCGATGAAGTCGGCCGGGAGGTCGAGCACGTGACGGTCGAGCTGCACGAGGGGAACCCGGCGGGCGGTGTCGGCGACCGCGTCGAAGGAGAGCTCGGCATCCGACGGGACGACGAACACGCCTTCGACCCGTCTCTCGACCAGCATGCGCAGCCGGTCGCTCTCGCGCTCGACGTCGCCGTGGGAGTCGGCGATGACGAGGTCGAACCCGCGGCGCTGCAGATGGTCCTCGAGGCGGTGGATGAGCTCACCGTAGAAGGGGTTGCTGATGACGGGGACGACGACGCCGATGGTGGCCCCGGTGCCGGCCCGCAGGCCGCGCCCGATGAGGTTCACCCGGTATCCGAGTCGTTCGGCCACCTCGGCGACGTGCTCGGCCGTGCGTGACGAGACGCGGTCCTTGCCGTTCAGGGCCCGTGAGACCGTCGCGATGGACACTCCGGCAGCGGCGGCCACCTCGTGCAGCGTGACTGACGCTCTCTTCACAACGACCTCGATCTCCACCGGTGCCGTCGGCGACACCACGACTCAAAGATAGGGCGTGCGTAAAGGATTACGCACACCGCCAGCCAACGAATCAACACGAAGAAGTGAGTTATGACCAGACAAGCAGAAGCGGTCCGCACCCGATCGAGCGTGGTGCCCCTGATGATCGCGCTCCTCGCCGCGTGCCTCGCGTTCCAGCTGAACGCCAGCATGCTGAGCCCGGCTCTCGTGACGATGGAGCGGGAGCTCGCGGCGACGTCGACCGAGATCGCGGCGACCCAGACCGTCTTCTTCACGGCTGCTGCGCTGTTCACCCTGTTCCTCCCGCGCCTGGGAGATCTGATCGGTCGGCGGCGCGTGCTGGTCGGGATGCTGCTGGTGATGGCGGTGGGCTGTGTCGTCGCGGCGCTGGCGACCAACGTCCCCATGCTCTTCATCGGCCGTCTCATCCAGGGCGTGTCCGGCCCGGTGGTCCCGCTGTGCCTGATCATGCTGCGCGCACAAGTGAAGGACCCGAAGGCCTACGGCACGCTGCTGGGCGTCGTGACGGCGGTCAACGGGGGGATCGCCGGCGGTGACGCGCTGCTCGGCGGGTATCTTGCGACCAACCACGGATTCGCCTCGATCTTCTGGACGATGGCGGGCGTCGCCGTGGTCGCCGCCCTCGTGGTGCGCTCCCTCGCCCCCGAGACCATGGCCGACGACCGGCCGCGAATGGACTGGTGGGGCGCGCTCCTGCTGGTGGTGTCGGTGGGCTCGATGCTCGTCGCGGTGAACGAGCTGGGCCGGCTGGCGGATGCGGATGTGGTGCTCGTCGTCGTCCTCGCGGTCGTGGCGATCGTTTCCTTCCTCTCCTTCTGGAAGCTCCAGGGCACGATCCGCGATCCTCTCGTCTCGACGACGCAGCTGCGGCAGCGCTCGACCTGGGCGCTGGCTGCGACCTCGCTCCTCACCCTCTCGGGGATCTTCGCGGTCATGAACGGCGTGGTCCCGGCGCTGGCGCAGGACTCGGCGATGGGCCTCGCCATGAGCGCGGAAGAGGTGTCCCTCTGGATCCTGATGCCGTACGCGCTCGCCGGACTGCTCATGGGTCCCCTCAGCGGCCGACTCGCCGCCACCCTCGGGTACCGCACGATGCTGCGGATCGGCCTGGGTGGCACGGTCGTCGTGCTCGGGCTCATGGTGGCGAACGTCGACACCTCTTCGCGGCTCGTGCTGCTGCTGCTCTCGGTCGCCGTCGGCATCACCTACGCGGGCATCGGCAACATCATGCTCAACGGTCTCGGCGTCGTGCTGTCCCCGAAGGAGCGTCCCGGTTCGCTTCCCGGCTTGAACACGGGCGCCATCAATCTCGGCGCGGGGCTGAGCTTCGTCATCATCTATGCCGCACAGACGTCGTTCGCCGCGGCGTCGGGTGACGCGGCAGCGGGCTATGTCGCCGCCCTCATCACGGGTGCCGTCGTGCTCGTCGGAGCGCTGGTCTTCTCGCTCTTCATCCCGAAGCCCGTACACGCGGAGCTGTCGCGATAGCGTCCCCCGACGGGTGAGCGCCCTTCCGATCCGATCCGGGTCGGGAGGGCGTTCCTCGTCGTGGCCGCCCGACCCGGATGCCGTCTCGTTGCGCTCTCAGGTCAGCGAGCTATACTGAACAATAGATCACCAGCCCGCACTATTGTTCGGAGTTCAGTGTGCAGAGCCGCACTCGCATCATCCTCGGCGTCGACGCCGGGACCACCTCGGTGAAGACCGTCGCGTTCGACCTCGACGGCCGCATCGCGAGCGTGTCCCGCTCGAGCGTCCGCGTCCAGCGCTCGGACGACGGCCGCGCCGAAGCCGACATGGATCACATCTGGGATGCCGCGGCATCCACCATCACGGCGGTCGTCGAGGAGATCGGCGATGCCGAGATCGTGGCGCTCGGCGTGACCGGCCAGGGTGACGGCGCCTGGCTCGTCGACGCCGACGGACGGCCGGCAGGCCCCGCCGCGCTCTGGTTGGACGGACGCGCCCACGCGCGACTGGACGACTGGCTGGGCGACGGACGCGCCGACGCCGTGCACGAGGCCACCGGCTCGCCCCTGTTCGCCGGCGCGCTGCCGATCCTCGTCGACGAGCTGATGGCCGCCGACCCGAGCCTCCGCGACTGCGCCGCCACCCAGCTCAACTGCAAGGACTGGCTGCGCTTCAAGCTCACGGGTCGCCGCGCGACCGATCCGAGCGAGGCGTCTCGCACCTACCTCCACACCGGCACGGGAGCGTACGCCGACGGACTCTTCGCCGCGCTCGGACAGGAGCACGTGCGCGACCTGCTCCCCGAGGTGCTCGACCCGCAGCAGATCGCCGGACCGGTCGACCCCCACGTGGCGGCGGCTCTGGGCCTGCCCGAAGGTCTGCCCGTCGTCGTCGGCGTGGTGGACACCGCGGCTGCCGGTGTGGGACTCGGCGTCCTCGACGACGGCCGCGGCTACGCCATCCTCGGCACCACGAGCCTCGTCGGCATCAACCACGCGTCGCGTGCGGACGTGCGCACCGAGTCGAGCATCGTCCTGGCCACCGGTCGCGGCAGCCAGGTGCTGGAATCGATGGCGCCGATGACCGGAACCCCCAACCTCGACTGGGTGCGCGCCACGCTGGGCCTCGACGACGAGGACTGGGTCGTCGTCGAGAAGCAGGCCGTCGCCGTGCCTCCCGGGAGCGGTGGGGTCATCTACCTCCCCTACGGCGCGCCGAGCGGGGAACGGGCGCCCTTCTTCGCGCCCGATGCCTCGGCCTCCTGGCTCGGCATGAGCGTGACCACGACCTCGGGTCAGCTGCTGCGCAGCGTGTACGAGGGCCTCGCCTTCAGCCTGCGCGAATCGACCGAGGCGCTGGGTCTCGACGGCCCCCTCCTCGTGTGCGGCGGAGGCTCGGACTCCGACCTCCTCTGCGCGATCCTCGCCGACGTCACGGCGCGCGACATCGTCCGCCAGGACGAGCCCGAGGTCGGTGCCCGGGGAGTCGCGACGCTCGCGATGGCGGCGGTCGGCCTGGCGGACGACCTCCACGACGCCTCGCGACGCCTGACGCCGTCGACCACCACCTTCCGCCCGGACTCCGCACGCGTCGCCCTGTATGACGAGGCGTACTCCCTCTTCATCGCCACGCGCGACGCGCTGCGGCCGCACTGGCCCGGACTCCGTCACCTGCGCGAGAGCGCGGGCCACGCGGATCCTTCGGCGTCCCACGCTCACTGACCATCTCCTCCTCGAAAGAAGACACATGACTGAACAGTCCCGCCCGAAGGTGCTCATCACCGCTCCGTTCGACGCCGCGATCGCCGACTCCCTCGCCGACGCCTTCGACGTCACGCTGGTCGACCCGACCATGGACGGCGGATCGCTCGCGGACCGCGGGGTCGACGAGTCGCTCGCTGCGGCGGACGTCGTGATCGCCGAGCTCGACGTCGTCGACGAGGCGGCCCTCGCCAAGGCGCCCGACCTCAAGGCCGTCGTGTCGTGCCGCGCCAAGCCGGCGAACGTCGACCTCGACGCCTGCACGGCGCGCGGCATCCCCGTCTTCACCACTCCCGGTCGCAACGCCGGCGTCACGGCCGACCTGAGCTTCGCACTGCTCCTGGCCACCGTGCGCAAGGTGAGCGAGTCCGAGCGCTGGCTGCGCGCGGGCAACTGGAGCGAGCGCGACGTGTTCGAGCCGTACGAGATCTTCCGCTCCATCGGCCTCGACGGCCGCACCCTCGGCGTCCTCGGCGGCGGGGCCGTCGGCCGCCGCATGGTCTCCCGCGCCCGGGGCTTCGGCATGACCGTCAAGGTGTACGACCCCTTCCTCGCCCCGGATGCGTTCGGCGACGAGGCCAGCGTGGTCTCCCTCGACGAGGTGCTCTCCACGTCTGACATCGTCACGGTCCACGTGCCCCTGATGCCGGAGACCGAGGGCCTGCTGGGTGAGCGCGAGCTCGCGCTGCTGCGCCCCGACGCGTTCCTGATCAACGCCGGCCGCGCGGCCATCATCGACGAGCAGGCCCTGATGACCGTGCTGCGCGAGCACCGGATCGCCGGCGCCGGATTCGACGTCTTCTACGAGGAGCCGCTCCCCCGCGACCACGAGCTGTTCACCTTCGACGACGTCACGATGACGCCGCACATCGCGGGGGCATCCGACGACGTCATCGTCGAGCACTCGCGCATCGCCGCCGCCGCTCTGCGCGCCTGGCTCGCCGGTCAGCGGGTCCCCGGCACCGCGAACGAGAAGGCGCTCGCCGCCGCGGGCTAGGACGTCCTCCGGGAGGCGGATCGCGCGCGCCGGCGCGCGGTCCGCTCCCGCGTGCCGTCAGCTGAGCAGGGCGGTGACGGTGTTCGAGTCGGTGACGAGCATGTTGACCATGCCGCTGGCGAGGGCCGCCCGCACCGCCTCCACCTTCGCCGCGCCCGCGGCGATCGCCAGGCGGTGCGGGATGGCGCGGAGCTGGTCGAGGTCGAGTCCGACGACGCGTGCATCGAGCTCTCCGCGCACCGGAGCTCCGGAGGCGTCGAAGAACCGACCCCCGATGTCGCCGATCGCGCCGGCTTCGAGGAGTGCGGTGCGCTCGTTCTCGCTCAGCGACCCGAACAGGAGTCCGCGGGTGTCGTGGGTGCTGCCGATGCCCGCGATCAGAGTGGTCGCCTCCGCGGCGCGCGCCAGCACATCGCGCACGCCCGGATCGGCGTAGGCGCTCTCGGCGGCCTGCGGTGTCGCGGCGACGAGCGGGGCCGGCAGGTGGAACGCCGAGCCGTCCGTCCGCTGTGCGAGCGCGATGGTCAGCTCGTGCGGGTTGGCGCCGTGGGCGAGTCCGCTGCTCGACCCGGTGAGCGGCACGAAACGGGCGCCCAGCGCGCGGGCCGGGAACGCCTCCACCACGGCGGCCACCGCGGTGGAGAGACCCATCGCGACGGTGGTGTCCTTCTCGATGACGCTCGCGAGCGCCTCGGCGCCCACCGTGGCCATCGCCCTCGACGCCTTCGCGGGGTCGTCGACGCTCGGGGCGATCCAAGCCTGACGCAGCCCGAAGCGGTTGAGGAGGGCCTGCTCCTCGGCGGCGAAGAGCGATTCCTCCACGTGCACGATGATCTCGACCATGCCGGAGTCGCGGGCCTCGGCGAGGAGCCTCGTCACCCGGACACGGGACAGACCGAGCGCGTCGGCGATTTCCTGGTGCGTGAGCCCCAGCTCGTAGTACATGCGCGCCACGCGACCCATCAGCATGCTGAACATCCTCCCATGCCGCCTCGTCCGGCCGCCGTCCGCCCTGCTTGACAATTGCGCGACTCATGCCCAAGATGGCCATGGGCATTCGTTCACGTCGCTGCACAAATGTACACCACTACCCCGAAATCTCTACGCGCTCAACGAGGAGACACCCATGGTCACCCCCGCAACACCTCCCGTCGAAGGACGTTTCGCGCGCCTTCTCAGTTCGCAGGGCATCTCCCGCCCCATCGCCTGGGGCTTCGTCGCCCTGACGATCTTCATGATCGGAGACGGCATCGAGGCCGGCTTCCTCTCCCCGTACCTCGACGAGCGCGGGTTCGACGGCAGCCAGATCGCCCTGCTGTGGTCGGTGTACGGCATCGTCGTCGCGGTCGCCGCCTGGCTGAGCGGTGCGCTCGCCGAGGCGTGGGGCCCCAAGCGCGTCATGATGCTCGGCTTCGGCATCTGGGTCGTCTTCGAGGTGCTCTTCCTCGTCTTCGGCGTGATGGGCGGCAACTTCGAGATCATGCTCCTCGCCTTCGGCATCCGCGGGCTCGGCTACCCGATGTTCGCCTACGGATTCCTGGTGTGGGTCACGATCGACACCGACGAGAACGTGATGGGTCGCGCCGTCGGCTGGTACTGGTTCTTCTCCACGCTTGGCCTCGGCGTGCTCAGCTCCTACTTTGCCGGCGCGGTCATCCCGATCATCGGAGAGCTGGCCACGCTGTGGATGGCGCTCGCGTTCGTGGTGGTCGGCGGACTGATGGTCCTGGTGCTGCTGCGCAACCCGGTCACGAAGAAGGTAACCGTCGCGAACAGCGTCAAGGGCGTCGTCAGCTCCCTCACCATCGTCGCGACCAACCCGAAGGTCGGCGTCGGCGGCGTGGTCCGCATCATCAACACCCTCTCCTTCTACGCGTTCGTCGTCTTCCTCACCACGTACATGGTCCGTGACGTGGGCTTCGACCTCGCCCAGTGGCAGATCATCTGGGGCACGATGCTCGCCGCGAACGTCGCCGCGAACCTCCTCTCCGGCTACCTCGCCGACTGGATCGGCCGCGTCAACGTCGTGGCCTGGGCCGGCGGCATTGGCTGCTTCGTCACCGTCCTCGCGCTCTTCTACGTCCCCACGCTGATCGGTCCGAACTTCTGGATCACGATCGCGATCGCCATCGTCTACGGCCTCGCGCTGGGCATGTTCGTGCCGCTGTCCGCGATCGTCCCGCTGCTCGCACCGAAGAACAAGGCCGCCGCGGTCGCGATCCTGAACCTCGGCGCCGGCCTCAGCCAGTTCATCGGCCCGGTCATCGCCGGTCTCGCCGCACCCGTCGGCATCGAGGGCACGGTCTGGATCATCGCCTCGCTCTACCTGGTCGGCTTCGCCCTGACGTTCCTGCTGAAGGCGCCGAAGGACGCGGGTGACGTCGTGACGGCGAACCCCGCTCCGTCCGCCGTCAGCGCCTGACATCCCCTCACCCCACCCCGAAAAGGAGTCGCCATGACCACGCGTGTGGAATCCCTCGTCGAAGAACTGATGGCCGTCGGCGCCGACATCGTCGCCCGCGGACTCGCCCTCGCCTCCGGAGGCAACATCTCCGCCCGCATCGACGAGGACACTTTCGTGGTCACCGGCTCCGGCACCTGGCTCGACAGGCTCACGCCCGAGGACTTCTCGGTCATGAGCCTGTCGGGCGAGGTCATCAGCGGCTCCGCGAGCCCCTCCAGCGAGTGGAAGCTGCACCAGCGCAGCTATGCGACCCGCGCCGACGTGAACGCGGTGGTGCACGTGCACCCCCAGCACGCCGTGCTGCTCAACGCGCTCGGACACGACGTGCGCCTGATCACGCTCGACCATGCGTACTACGTCCGCTCGGTCGGGACCACGCCGTACTACCCGAACGGCTCCGACGAGCTCGCCGACTCCGCCGCGGAGCAGGCCGCGCATCACGACTGCATCATCATGGGCCACCACGGCTGCTCCGCACTGGGCGACTCGGTGAGCATGGCGTTCCGTCGGGCGCTCAACCTCGAAGAGGCCGCCACCGCGACCTACCGCGCCCTCCTCCTCGGCGACACCGAGACCGCCTTCCCCGCCGAGGCGCTCGCCACCCTGCACCACGCCTGAACAAGGAGCTGTGATGACGACCGCCCCCACGCACATCACCATCGATCCCGACATCAGCGAGGCGACCAAGCGCTTCCTCGCCCAGCCGCCACGGCTGCTCATCGACGGCGAGCTCGTCGAGGCGCACTCCGGTCGCACCATCGACATCGTCGACCCGGGCACGGGTGCGGTCATCGCCCGTTCGGCAGCCGCGGACGCGGTGGACGCCGACCGCGCGGTGCAGGCCGCCCGCCGCGCCTTCGCCCCCGACGCGCCCTGGCGACGCATGAGCGCCCTCGACCGCGGCCGGATCATCCTGCGGCTCGCCCGCCTCCTGGAGGAGCGCGCCGACGAGTTCGTCGAGCTCGAGGTGCTCGACGGGGGCAAGCTCAAGGGGGCGGCGGCATCCGTCGATCTGCCCCTCGCGATCAACCACTTCGAGTACTTCGGCGGATGGCCGTCGAAGATCGAGGGCAACACGATCCCTGTGTCGATCACCGACGCGATGGTGCGCACCGAGCGCGTTCCGGTCGGCGTCGTGGCCCAGATCGTGCCGTGGAACTACCCGCTCCTCATGGGTGTGTGGAAGATCGCGCCGGCACTCGCCGCCGGCTGCACCATCGTCATGAAGCCCGCGGAGAACACGCCGCTCTCGCTCCTGCGCCTGGGCCAGCTCGCGCTCGAGGCGGGCATGCCGAAGGGCGTGCTGAACATCCTCACCGGTTACGGCGCCGAGGCCGGCGAGGCACTCGTCGACCACCCCGACGTCGACAAGGTCGCCTTCACCGGCTCCACCGCGGTCGGCACCCGCATCGCCCAGCGCGCGGCCCCCATGGTCAAGCGCGTGACGCTCGAGCTCGGCGGCAAGAGCCCGAACATCATCTTCGACGACAGCCCCGTCGAGGAGGCCGCGGCGGCCGCGGCCAGCGCGATCTTCTTCAACGCGGGCCAGGCCTGCGCCGCCGGGTCGCGCCTCTACGTGCAGAAGCGCTCGTACGACGACGTCGTGGGCCGCCTGGCCGACATCGCCTCGTCCATGACGGTCGGCCACGGCTTCGACCCGTCCGCGCAGATCGGTCCGGTCATCTCCACCCGTCAGCACGAGCGGGTGCTCGGCTACATCGACGGCGCCCAGGAGCAGGGCGCGACGGTCGCCGCCGGCGGGTCCGCGTTCCCCGATGCCGCGATCCCGGGCGGGTACTACATCCGCCCCACGGTCCTGACGGATGTGGACGACACCTTCGCCGCCGTGCGGGAGGAGATCTTCGGACCCGTCGTCGTGGCGCAGCCGTTCGACGACATCGATGAGATCGCCCGCCGTGCGAACGACTCCCCCTACGGTCTCGCGGCGGGCATCTGGACGCGCGACATCACGAAGGCGAACCGCCTGGCCGGGCTCCTGCAGGCGGGCACGGTCTACATCAACATGTACGGCGCGACCGATGCGGCGGCTCCGTTCGGCGGGTTCAAGATGTCGGGCTACGGCCGCGACATGGGCCATGCCAACCTGGAGTCGTACCTGGAGACGCGCACCGTCTGGACGAACCTCGGGCACTGACCCCGCCTCGACCCGCCGGGCTCGACCCGGCGGGTCTTCGACCTGCGGTGTGCGACCGCGTTCTGGCGTGGCTCGGCGGCGTCTGCGAGGGTGGATCGCAGGATCTGACCCCGACCGACGGAGCGATGAGTGATGAGTGGACCGGAATCGCCGGCGATCGCGGTGGAAGGTGCTGCGCCCCGCTGGTCGCGCTGGTGGCTGGCATCCGGGTCGCTCTTC
Coding sequences:
- a CDS encoding nucleoside hydrolase, with protein sequence MTIPVLLDCDPGHDDVFAIWLAAGNDAIDLRGVTTVGGNGYLEHTTRNARIALTVAGVTDVPVAAGAAKPLTRELTPGSWIHGDNALGGPVLPEPTVPLDSRPAVRFLADTLAASSEPITVIPTGPLTNIALLLQEHPDVKEQIKEIIWMGGSTGRGNVGAYPEFNAWADPEAAAVVFASGVPLTMVGLNISHQALITEGVIQRIAAVGNTTSAFGIELLRFFCSTYEKAEGMPEGPLHDPITVAIAIDRAVATVQRTHVDIETAGEFTAGATCVDLHDMLGKEPNADVAITLDVERFWDLVTDAVGALA
- a CDS encoding LacI family DNA-binding transcriptional regulator, with the protein product MKRASVTLHEVAAAAGVSIATVSRALNGKDRVSSRTAEHVAEVAERLGYRVNLIGRGLRAGTGATIGVVVPVISNPFYGELIHRLEDHLQRRGFDLVIADSHGDVERESDRLRMLVERRVEGVFVVPSDAELSFDAVADTARRVPLVQLDRHVLDLPADFIGVDNDEGIELAVAHVVSRGAERVVLVSGNDVTSVGRERRAAFEATVRTRSLPQEVNVFGEYLLEFGESAVRTLLARGPLPDAIVAGDDLVAAGVIAALKRAGTRVPEDVQVTGFDGTMLADVCEPRLTTVVQPFDDLAREATEALVRRMDDPDSPYVLRRLAPSLRVAESTSPAP
- a CDS encoding MFS transporter, with translation MTRQAEAVRTRSSVVPLMIALLAACLAFQLNASMLSPALVTMERELAATSTEIAATQTVFFTAAALFTLFLPRLGDLIGRRRVLVGMLLVMAVGCVVAALATNVPMLFIGRLIQGVSGPVVPLCLIMLRAQVKDPKAYGTLLGVVTAVNGGIAGGDALLGGYLATNHGFASIFWTMAGVAVVAALVVRSLAPETMADDRPRMDWWGALLLVVSVGSMLVAVNELGRLADADVVLVVVLAVVAIVSFLSFWKLQGTIRDPLVSTTQLRQRSTWALAATSLLTLSGIFAVMNGVVPALAQDSAMGLAMSAEEVSLWILMPYALAGLLMGPLSGRLAATLGYRTMLRIGLGGTVVVLGLMVANVDTSSRLVLLLLSVAVGITYAGIGNIMLNGLGVVLSPKERPGSLPGLNTGAINLGAGLSFVIIYAAQTSFAAASGDAAAGYVAALITGAVVLVGALVFSLFIPKPVHAELSR
- a CDS encoding FGGY-family carbohydrate kinase → MQSRTRIILGVDAGTTSVKTVAFDLDGRIASVSRSSVRVQRSDDGRAEADMDHIWDAAASTITAVVEEIGDAEIVALGVTGQGDGAWLVDADGRPAGPAALWLDGRAHARLDDWLGDGRADAVHEATGSPLFAGALPILVDELMAADPSLRDCAATQLNCKDWLRFKLTGRRATDPSEASRTYLHTGTGAYADGLFAALGQEHVRDLLPEVLDPQQIAGPVDPHVAAALGLPEGLPVVVGVVDTAAAGVGLGVLDDGRGYAILGTTSLVGINHASRADVRTESSIVLATGRGSQVLESMAPMTGTPNLDWVRATLGLDDEDWVVVEKQAVAVPPGSGGVIYLPYGAPSGERAPFFAPDASASWLGMSVTTTSGQLLRSVYEGLAFSLRESTEALGLDGPLLVCGGGSDSDLLCAILADVTARDIVRQDEPEVGARGVATLAMAAVGLADDLHDASRRLTPSTTTFRPDSARVALYDEAYSLFIATRDALRPHWPGLRHLRESAGHADPSASHAH
- a CDS encoding NAD(P)-dependent oxidoreductase, with product MTEQSRPKVLITAPFDAAIADSLADAFDVTLVDPTMDGGSLADRGVDESLAAADVVIAELDVVDEAALAKAPDLKAVVSCRAKPANVDLDACTARGIPVFTTPGRNAGVTADLSFALLLATVRKVSESERWLRAGNWSERDVFEPYEIFRSIGLDGRTLGVLGGGAVGRRMVSRARGFGMTVKVYDPFLAPDAFGDEASVVSLDEVLSTSDIVTVHVPLMPETEGLLGERELALLRPDAFLINAGRAAIIDEQALMTVLREHRIAGAGFDVFYEEPLPRDHELFTFDDVTMTPHIAGASDDVIVEHSRIAAAALRAWLAGQRVPGTANEKALAAAG
- a CDS encoding sugar-binding transcriptional regulator, with protein sequence MLMGRVARMYYELGLTHQEIADALGLSRVRVTRLLAEARDSGMVEIIVHVEESLFAAEEQALLNRFGLRQAWIAPSVDDPAKASRAMATVGAEALASVIEKDTTVAMGLSTAVAAVVEAFPARALGARFVPLTGSSSGLAHGANPHELTIALAQRTDGSAFHLPAPLVAATPQAAESAYADPGVRDVLARAAEATTLIAGIGSTHDTRGLLFGSLSENERTALLEAGAIGDIGGRFFDASGAPVRGELDARVVGLDLDQLRAIPHRLAIAAGAAKVEAVRAALASGMVNMLVTDSNTVTALLS
- a CDS encoding MFS transporter; amino-acid sequence: MVTPATPPVEGRFARLLSSQGISRPIAWGFVALTIFMIGDGIEAGFLSPYLDERGFDGSQIALLWSVYGIVVAVAAWLSGALAEAWGPKRVMMLGFGIWVVFEVLFLVFGVMGGNFEIMLLAFGIRGLGYPMFAYGFLVWVTIDTDENVMGRAVGWYWFFSTLGLGVLSSYFAGAVIPIIGELATLWMALAFVVVGGLMVLVLLRNPVTKKVTVANSVKGVVSSLTIVATNPKVGVGGVVRIINTLSFYAFVVFLTTYMVRDVGFDLAQWQIIWGTMLAANVAANLLSGYLADWIGRVNVVAWAGGIGCFVTVLALFYVPTLIGPNFWITIAIAIVYGLALGMFVPLSAIVPLLAPKNKAAAVAILNLGAGLSQFIGPVIAGLAAPVGIEGTVWIIASLYLVGFALTFLLKAPKDAGDVVTANPAPSAVSA
- a CDS encoding class II aldolase/adducin family protein, which gives rise to MTTRVESLVEELMAVGADIVARGLALASGGNISARIDEDTFVVTGSGTWLDRLTPEDFSVMSLSGEVISGSASPSSEWKLHQRSYATRADVNAVVHVHPQHAVLLNALGHDVRLITLDHAYYVRSVGTTPYYPNGSDELADSAAEQAAHHDCIIMGHHGCSALGDSVSMAFRRALNLEEAATATYRALLLGDTETAFPAEALATLHHA
- a CDS encoding aldehyde dehydrogenase family protein, producing the protein MTTAPTHITIDPDISEATKRFLAQPPRLLIDGELVEAHSGRTIDIVDPGTGAVIARSAAADAVDADRAVQAARRAFAPDAPWRRMSALDRGRIILRLARLLEERADEFVELEVLDGGKLKGAAASVDLPLAINHFEYFGGWPSKIEGNTIPVSITDAMVRTERVPVGVVAQIVPWNYPLLMGVWKIAPALAAGCTIVMKPAENTPLSLLRLGQLALEAGMPKGVLNILTGYGAEAGEALVDHPDVDKVAFTGSTAVGTRIAQRAAPMVKRVTLELGGKSPNIIFDDSPVEEAAAAAASAIFFNAGQACAAGSRLYVQKRSYDDVVGRLADIASSMTVGHGFDPSAQIGPVISTRQHERVLGYIDGAQEQGATVAAGGSAFPDAAIPGGYYIRPTVLTDVDDTFAAVREEIFGPVVVAQPFDDIDEIARRANDSPYGLAAGIWTRDITKANRLAGLLQAGTVYINMYGATDAAAPFGGFKMSGYGRDMGHANLESYLETRTVWTNLGH